From one Halodesulfovibrio sp. genomic stretch:
- a CDS encoding radical SAM protein produces the protein MASSKIRPKLLVADKDGNIYDHPDLLMLCRRGNDLAQPRPDELMPLPEGSDIFMLPGRRALGLDPEDGEVEQMEEYAVAAFVAPAHTLTAHAAYQSDDDAPTLPLFAYGAVGFANGKFYVAAKKVDQDVRQVFRGFSGKKIKRFANTILENYKENRLMQHIMNKCVLKYSCPAAKNLAIGRYEAPLPTSRTCNARCIGCISFQENTSKICASPQDRLDFTPTAEEVCGVMRHHVANETEKPIFSFGQGCEGEPLTQADMITEAITMFRGEGGRGTINMNTNASLPDKVAQLADAGLSSIRVSLNSAREEVYNRYYRPNGYCFADVKQSILEAKARNKWVSLNLLYFPGVTDSEPEFEALVTLIKDTKLDFIQLRNLNIDPEMYLELLSDIDFGASMGFTFFRKRLKKECPWIDFGYFNPYIDEE, from the coding sequence ATGGCTTCTTCAAAAATCCGCCCAAAACTTCTTGTGGCAGACAAAGACGGTAATATTTACGACCACCCCGACCTGCTTATGCTGTGCCGTCGCGGTAATGATCTTGCACAACCACGTCCTGATGAACTTATGCCGCTTCCTGAAGGCAGTGATATTTTCATGCTCCCCGGTCGCCGTGCGCTTGGTCTCGATCCAGAAGACGGCGAAGTGGAACAGATGGAAGAATATGCAGTGGCTGCATTTGTGGCACCTGCACACACTCTTACTGCACATGCTGCCTACCAAAGTGATGACGATGCCCCAACGCTGCCGCTGTTTGCTTACGGCGCAGTAGGCTTTGCCAACGGCAAATTTTATGTAGCAGCAAAAAAAGTAGATCAGGACGTACGTCAGGTTTTCCGTGGGTTTTCCGGCAAAAAAATCAAACGGTTTGCGAATACTATTTTAGAAAACTATAAAGAAAACCGCTTGATGCAACACATTATGAATAAATGTGTTCTTAAATACTCCTGCCCTGCTGCCAAAAACCTCGCAATCGGTCGATACGAAGCACCGCTACCTACATCCCGCACATGTAACGCCCGTTGCATCGGTTGTATTTCTTTTCAGGAAAATACATCAAAAATCTGTGCATCACCGCAAGACCGGTTGGACTTTACTCCTACAGCAGAAGAAGTATGCGGCGTAATGCGTCATCATGTTGCTAACGAAACAGAAAAGCCGATCTTTTCATTCGGTCAAGGCTGTGAAGGCGAGCCTCTCACTCAAGCCGATATGATTACAGAAGCTATTACCATGTTCCGTGGAGAAGGTGGGCGTGGAACTATCAACATGAACACCAACGCTTCGTTACCGGACAAAGTAGCACAGCTTGCAGATGCAGGGTTATCCTCTATCCGCGTAAGCCTTAACTCTGCCCGCGAAGAAGTATACAACCGTTATTATCGTCCAAACGGATACTGTTTCGCCGACGTTAAGCAGTCTATTCTGGAAGCAAAAGCACGTAACAAATGGGTTTCCCTGAATTTGCTGTACTTCCCCGGCGTAACTGATTCTGAACCGGAATTTGAAGCGCTGGTTACATTGATTAAAGATACGAAACTGGACTTCATCCAGTTGCGTAACCTTAATATTGACCCTGAAATGTATCTGGAATTGCTCAGCGACATAGACTTTGGGGCAAGTATGGGCTTCACTTTCTTTAGAAAAAGACTCAAGAAAGAATGTCCTTGGATAGATTTCGGGTACTTCAACCCATACATTGACGAAGAATAG
- a CDS encoding MATE family efflux transporter, translating into MTTTVESLNEHAYKNAPAKTFISMSIPVLLSLIAEPLTGLVDTAFVARLGTDPLAALGIGTMVLTSAFLVFNFLGVGTQTEIAHTIGAENKKETVITASTALLLATAIGIVASLLPLFFLPQISVFMGAKGAVTDLSVDYMACRIFGGPAVLFTMAAFGIFRGLQDMRTPLIVTTIINVLNVLLDWLLIFGIGPFPEMGVTGAALATTISQYVGMAITLYALQKKLGLALTFDLPRCKRLLSIGWDMTVRTGLVIAFLLYCTRTATQAGAIEGAAHQGVRQFAVFNTLLLDTFAITGQSLTGFFKGKNDTPMIKQVIRQTFGYSFGTGVITGVLMIAGASLFAKFLIPPEAHAVFYPAWTVTALFQPTNSLSYATDGVLWGIGDFAFTRNAMCISCLIGIVFISVITMLKPSQPLMWIWLATGGMMLIRSSLGCYRCWQLTRA; encoded by the coding sequence ATGACAACCACCGTAGAATCTTTGAACGAACACGCGTACAAGAACGCACCAGCAAAAACGTTTATCAGCATGTCGATCCCCGTGTTGCTGTCTCTCATTGCAGAACCGCTCACCGGCTTAGTTGATACTGCGTTTGTTGCGCGGCTGGGAACTGACCCGCTGGCTGCTCTCGGAATCGGCACAATGGTTCTCACGTCAGCATTTCTTGTTTTTAACTTTCTCGGAGTCGGGACACAAACAGAGATCGCACATACTATCGGTGCGGAAAACAAAAAAGAGACAGTCATCACAGCCAGTACTGCGCTGCTTCTCGCAACGGCTATCGGCATTGTTGCCTCATTATTACCGCTCTTTTTTCTGCCACAAATTTCTGTCTTTATGGGAGCCAAAGGTGCAGTCACAGATCTTTCTGTAGACTACATGGCATGCCGTATATTCGGAGGTCCGGCAGTCCTTTTCACTATGGCAGCATTCGGTATTTTTAGAGGGCTGCAAGACATGCGCACCCCGCTTATCGTTACAACGATAATCAACGTACTGAACGTGTTGCTGGACTGGCTTCTTATTTTTGGTATCGGTCCTTTTCCAGAAATGGGCGTCACAGGCGCAGCATTGGCAACCACTATCAGCCAGTACGTTGGCATGGCGATTACGCTTTACGCTCTTCAGAAAAAACTTGGTTTAGCATTAACGTTCGACCTTCCGCGCTGTAAGCGACTTTTATCCATCGGATGGGATATGACCGTACGAACAGGTCTTGTTATTGCTTTTCTGCTCTACTGTACACGTACAGCCACGCAGGCAGGCGCAATCGAAGGTGCTGCCCACCAAGGCGTACGTCAGTTCGCTGTATTCAACACACTCCTGCTTGATACATTTGCCATCACCGGGCAAAGCCTGACAGGATTCTTCAAGGGCAAAAATGATACACCGATGATTAAGCAGGTTATCCGCCAAACATTCGGGTATAGCTTCGGAACCGGCGTAATTACGGGTGTACTTATGATTGCAGGAGCCAGCCTGTTTGCAAAATTTCTTATTCCACCTGAGGCACATGCTGTATTCTATCCAGCATGGACGGTTACAGCGTTGTTCCAGCCTACAAACTCACTTTCGTATGCAACAGATGGCGTGCTGTGGGGAATCGGGGACTTTGCCTTTACGCGAAATGCTATGTGTATTTCATGCCTTATCGGCATTGTCTTCATCTCAGTCATAACAATGCTTAAACCATCGCAGCCACTCATGTGGATCTGGCTTGCAACTGGCGGCATGATGCTAATTCGTTCAAGCCTCGGCTGTTACCGCTGCTGGCAGCTAACTCGAGCATAA
- a CDS encoding catalase, which translates to MSKKKIMKSAFGRPVGNDQNSLTAGERGPVLMQDVHLLEKLSHFDRERIPERVVHAKGAGAYGYFEVTADVTKYTKAAFLSAVGKKTDVFVRFSTVGGEKGSADAERDPRGFAIKFYTEEGNYDMTGNNTPVFFIRDPLKFPDFIHTQKREPATNLKSATMAWDFWSLTPESIHQVTILFSDRGTPATYRHMNGYSSHTYKWYTDTGEYFWVQYHFKTDQGIKNFTGTEAKEMCGKDPDHATRDLYDSIEKGDYPSWTLEMQILTPEQAEEFEWDILDITKVWPHSQVPPLTVGKLVLNKNPENYFAEVEQAAFSPSNLVPGIGVSPDKMLQARLFSYHDTHIHRLGPNYNLIPVNQPKNSMPLNHQRDGLMRVDDNGGGRPNYWPNSFSEIQPEGKNEEPDIPLSGAGSRYEFAHRNDDFVQAGNLYRHVMTEADRDSLITNIVGHMKEVPLRIQLRQCAIFYLADAEYGERVSQGLGLDINLVQRLAGMSQEQRVSETADM; encoded by the coding sequence ATGTCCAAGAAAAAAATCATGAAATCGGCATTCGGGCGTCCTGTGGGTAACGACCAAAATTCATTGACTGCGGGCGAGCGCGGACCTGTTTTGATGCAGGACGTACATTTGCTCGAAAAATTGAGTCACTTTGATCGTGAGAGAATCCCAGAGCGTGTTGTTCATGCCAAGGGCGCAGGTGCATATGGATATTTTGAAGTCACAGCGGACGTAACAAAGTATACCAAGGCTGCTTTTTTGTCCGCTGTAGGTAAAAAGACTGATGTTTTTGTTAGATTTTCTACCGTTGGTGGCGAGAAGGGCAGTGCAGACGCTGAACGTGACCCTCGCGGCTTTGCAATAAAGTTTTATACGGAAGAGGGGAACTATGACATGACGGGGAACAATACCCCAGTTTTCTTTATTCGAGATCCACTCAAGTTCCCTGATTTTATCCATACACAGAAGCGTGAGCCAGCAACAAATTTAAAAAGTGCAACGATGGCTTGGGATTTTTGGTCATTAACACCGGAATCTATCCATCAGGTTACTATTCTGTTTTCAGATAGGGGCACGCCTGCCACATACCGGCATATGAATGGATACTCTAGCCACACGTACAAATGGTACACCGATACTGGAGAGTATTTCTGGGTTCAGTATCATTTCAAAACCGATCAGGGCATTAAGAATTTTACCGGTACAGAAGCAAAAGAAATGTGCGGTAAAGATCCTGACCACGCCACACGGGATTTGTACGATTCCATTGAAAAAGGTGACTATCCTTCGTGGACATTGGAAATGCAGATACTTACTCCTGAGCAGGCAGAAGAGTTTGAATGGGATATTTTAGATATAACAAAGGTTTGGCCGCACAGTCAGGTTCCGCCTCTAACAGTCGGCAAGCTAGTGCTTAATAAAAATCCAGAAAACTATTTTGCAGAAGTTGAGCAAGCAGCGTTCAGTCCAAGCAACTTGGTTCCCGGCATAGGTGTTTCACCAGACAAAATGCTTCAAGCACGGTTATTCTCCTATCACGATACACATATACATCGTCTTGGTCCTAATTATAATCTTATTCCTGTAAACCAACCGAAGAACTCTATGCCTCTTAATCACCAGCGGGATGGTTTAATGCGCGTTGATGATAATGGGGGCGGTAGACCAAATTACTGGCCGAACAGTTTCAGCGAGATTCAACCGGAAGGTAAAAATGAAGAACCAGATATTCCGTTGAGTGGCGCAGGCTCTCGTTATGAGTTTGCACATAGGAATGACGACTTTGTGCAAGCAGGGAATCTGTATCGGCACGTAATGACGGAAGCAGATCGTGATAGCTTGATTACAAATATTGTCGGGCACATGAAAGAAGTTCCACTTCGCATACAACTTCGTCAATGCGCAATCTTTTATCTGGCAGATGCGGAGTACGGTGAACGCGTTTCTCAGGGGCTTGGGCTTGATATAAATCTCGTTCAACGCCTTGCAGGCATGAGTCAGGAGCAGAGAGTTTCCGAAACTGCTGACATGTAA
- a CDS encoding DUF1653 domain-containing protein yields MFYKHFKGKYYQTVTEALDTTTDDVVVIYRTLYPSDYTWFTRPAAEFYGEKKLADGTLVRRFAPIEKDQLPEDVQKYIATHPVQNFL; encoded by the coding sequence ATGTTCTACAAGCATTTTAAAGGAAAGTATTATCAGACAGTCACAGAGGCGCTTGATACCACGACTGATGACGTTGTTGTGATCTACCGGACACTCTATCCAAGCGACTATACTTGGTTTACAAGACCGGCAGCGGAATTTTATGGAGAAAAAAAGTTGGCAGACGGAACTCTGGTGAGACGATTTGCACCAATAGAAAAAGATCAGTTACCGGAAGATGTACAAAAATACATAGCGACGCATCCTGTACAAAATTTTCTATAA
- a CDS encoding lactate utilization protein, with product MSNSAENRERILERLYNAQQYGRDAYIPQKKVWNIKNQPKEKNIEEFKERMSAVRTEVYRTKGAEWVEQLQTIVEERGQKTLLYAPTTPTGKALKANWKKDSSCKLVEWKNSIEDFKDELFACDGAVTGCLGGIAESAAVILWPTEEEPRLMSIVPPLHVVVVEADKIYTSFQEAIKKLKWNKEMPTNALLISGPSKTADIELILQFGVHGPTDLIVYITE from the coding sequence ATGAGTAATAGTGCTGAGAATAGAGAACGGATTTTAGAACGTCTGTATAATGCCCAGCAGTATGGGCGTGACGCATATATCCCGCAGAAAAAAGTATGGAATATAAAAAATCAGCCGAAAGAAAAAAATATCGAAGAGTTTAAAGAGCGGATGAGCGCAGTTCGAACTGAGGTGTACCGAACAAAAGGTGCAGAATGGGTAGAGCAGCTCCAGACTATTGTGGAAGAGCGTGGGCAGAAAACCTTACTGTATGCACCAACCACTCCTACAGGAAAGGCGCTTAAGGCGAATTGGAAAAAAGACAGCTCGTGCAAGCTGGTTGAGTGGAAAAACTCTATTGAAGATTTTAAAGATGAACTCTTTGCTTGCGACGGCGCAGTAACGGGCTGCCTTGGCGGTATTGCAGAATCTGCTGCTGTTATTCTATGGCCGACTGAAGAAGAGCCGCGGTTGATGTCTATTGTTCCACCGCTGCATGTTGTCGTAGTAGAAGCTGACAAAATATACACCTCATTTCAGGAAGCAATCAAAAAGTTGAAATGGAATAAGGAAATGCCGACAAACGCATTACTTATTTCAGGTCCTTCCAAGACAGCAGATATTGAATTGATTTTGCAATTCGGAGTGCATGGTCCTACGGACTTGATTGTGTATATTACGGAATAG
- a CDS encoding LutB/LldF family L-lactate oxidation iron-sulfur protein, giving the protein MASNEKFNFAQNVAEALADSQLRANFRFATDTLIQRRGTVFASPEETEFLRDVGSCMKKDVLANLPELLERFEEQCTKNGIIVHWAETAKDANEQILSILESHSATKVVKGKSMASEEIHLNSYLEEHGKEIVETDFGEFIIQLCNEPPSHIIVPAVHKNRIQIAEVLAEHIEDMEYTEDVDVMLENVRSILRDHFKTADAGISGVNFGIVETGTLCLVENEGNGRMCTTVPPLHIALMGIEKLIENVEDIPAIYRLLCGSATGQRITTYFNMISGPRKKGERDGPKEVHLVLLDNGRSKIMNDPQLGDVLKCIRCGTCLNHCPVFTRIGGHAYGSTYPGPIGEILVPQIEGLNPKGAIATASSLCDACAEACPVRIPIPELIRRMRDESYGNADPSKVALSGYKRSCVESMVWKGWKWSQTCPTVNKIMLKGLALFGKWIPVVGPLRAWMSVRSKPQFGKNSLKDLAKKEGLRHE; this is encoded by the coding sequence ATGGCTAGTAACGAGAAGTTCAATTTTGCACAAAACGTGGCAGAGGCGCTGGCAGACAGTCAACTTCGAGCGAACTTCCGATTCGCAACCGATACGTTGATTCAACGGCGCGGTACTGTTTTTGCGTCGCCAGAAGAGACTGAGTTTCTGCGTGATGTTGGCAGTTGTATGAAAAAAGACGTTCTTGCAAATTTACCTGAACTGCTCGAACGCTTCGAAGAGCAGTGTACAAAGAACGGTATTATCGTGCACTGGGCAGAAACTGCCAAGGACGCCAACGAGCAGATTCTTTCTATTCTAGAAAGCCATTCAGCAACAAAAGTTGTTAAAGGCAAGTCAATGGCTTCGGAAGAAATTCACCTTAACTCGTATCTGGAAGAACACGGCAAAGAGATCGTTGAAACTGACTTTGGTGAGTTCATTATCCAGCTGTGCAATGAGCCTCCGTCCCATATTATTGTCCCTGCTGTACACAAAAACAGGATACAGATTGCTGAAGTTCTCGCAGAGCATATTGAAGACATGGAATACACCGAAGATGTTGATGTTATGCTTGAGAATGTGCGTAGCATTTTACGTGACCATTTCAAAACAGCTGATGCAGGAATTTCCGGCGTTAACTTTGGTATTGTAGAAACAGGTACCCTTTGTCTTGTGGAAAATGAAGGCAACGGACGCATGTGTACCACCGTGCCGCCATTGCATATTGCTCTTATGGGCATAGAAAAGCTTATTGAGAATGTTGAGGATATCCCAGCCATTTATCGTTTGCTGTGTGGCTCAGCTACAGGGCAGCGTATCACTACCTATTTCAATATGATATCTGGTCCTCGCAAAAAAGGGGAGCGTGATGGTCCTAAGGAAGTGCATCTTGTTTTGCTGGATAATGGTCGTTCAAAAATTATGAACGACCCGCAGCTTGGTGATGTGCTCAAATGTATCCGCTGTGGTACGTGTTTGAACCATTGTCCTGTGTTTACCCGTATTGGTGGGCATGCATACGGCTCGACCTATCCGGGGCCGATTGGCGAAATCCTTGTGCCGCAAATTGAAGGTCTGAACCCTAAAGGTGCTATTGCAACTGCATCCTCACTTTGTGACGCCTGTGCAGAAGCATGCCCTGTACGGATTCCAATTCCAGAACTTATCCGTCGCATGCGAGATGAAAGCTACGGGAATGCCGATCCAAGTAAAGTTGCGCTATCTGGCTACAAGCGTAGTTGCGTAGAAAGCATGGTTTGGAAAGGGTGGAAGTGGTCTCAAACGTGTCCAACTGTGAATAAAATAATGCTGAAAGGGCTTGCGCTGTTCGGTAAGTGGATTCCTGTTGTGGGACCACTGCGGGCATGGATGAGTGTACGAAGCAAACCGCAGTTTGGCAAAAACAGCCTCAAAGATTTAGCGAAAAAAGAGGGGTTGCGTCATGAGTAA
- a CDS encoding (Fe-S)-binding protein → MKKDSAVKTPVYFFGTCLADMMYAESAMAAIRLVEREGYEVIFPMEQSCCGQPAYNSGFPEEAKEVAWKQVQLFSKHEYPIIVPSGSCAGMMKVHYPKLFKNSPDLFIVKRFSERVVELTTFLHQHAHAQYVDKGLPIKATWHSSCHAMREANCIEDSKALLTQLANVELIELERERECCGFGGTFSIKQPEISGAMVSDKVADVVATGASVVLSGDAGCLMNISGHMEKEKIDIKSQHIAEFIWERING, encoded by the coding sequence ATGAAGAAAGACAGCGCGGTAAAAACACCGGTATATTTCTTTGGAACATGTCTTGCGGATATGATGTATGCAGAGTCTGCAATGGCAGCAATTCGACTGGTTGAACGGGAAGGATATGAAGTTATTTTCCCAATGGAACAAAGCTGTTGCGGACAGCCTGCGTATAACTCCGGTTTCCCCGAAGAAGCAAAAGAGGTTGCCTGGAAGCAGGTGCAGCTATTCTCAAAACATGAATATCCTATCATTGTACCATCCGGCTCGTGTGCGGGAATGATGAAGGTGCATTATCCGAAGCTTTTTAAAAATTCGCCTGATCTTTTCATAGTGAAGCGCTTTAGCGAAAGAGTCGTTGAGTTGACCACATTTTTACACCAGCACGCGCATGCACAATATGTAGATAAGGGACTGCCGATTAAGGCAACGTGGCATTCCTCGTGTCATGCTATGCGAGAGGCTAACTGTATTGAAGACTCTAAGGCGCTATTGACGCAACTTGCCAATGTAGAGCTGATTGAACTTGAGCGTGAGCGTGAATGCTGTGGATTTGGCGGCACTTTTTCTATTAAGCAGCCTGAAATTTCCGGCGCAATGGTTTCGGATAAAGTGGCGGATGTTGTGGCAACTGGTGCATCAGTTGTGCTTAGTGGAGATGCTGGATGCCTTATGAACATAAGCGGGCATATGGAAAAAGAAAAAATAGACATAAAAAGTCAGCATATAGCGGAATTTATCTGGGAGCGGATCAATGGCTAG
- a CDS encoding MarC family protein — protein MPTYIMLTVFTETFVKVFFVLTPFFVVSMFLALTVDMSKEEQRKTAIRTTLAVIVAAFTLFFFGNTLFAIFGITLDAFRIGAGALLFLSAVHLIQGTKKPIKNPDDIEDGDISVVPLAIPVIIGPATIGTLLIMGAQITDTPTRIASSFGLLAAIFAVGFLLIMAPHIQRLIGTIGLSIMSKISGLILSALSAQIMFTGIKNFLF, from the coding sequence ATGCCGACATACATAATGCTTACTGTATTTACTGAAACCTTCGTCAAAGTATTCTTTGTACTTACTCCATTTTTTGTTGTGAGTATGTTTTTGGCGCTCACCGTTGACATGTCAAAAGAAGAACAACGCAAAACTGCAATCCGCACTACGCTTGCAGTTATTGTTGCAGCATTTACCCTGTTCTTTTTCGGTAACACGCTCTTTGCAATTTTCGGCATCACCTTGGATGCATTCCGAATAGGTGCCGGTGCGCTTCTTTTTCTGTCTGCTGTTCATCTTATTCAGGGCACCAAAAAGCCTATTAAAAACCCAGACGATATTGAGGATGGTGACATCAGTGTTGTTCCACTGGCTATTCCTGTTATTATCGGACCGGCAACCATTGGTACTTTGCTCATTATGGGTGCTCAGATAACAGATACCCCTACACGCATCGCAAGTAGCTTCGGACTCCTTGCAGCTATCTTTGCAGTAGGCTTCTTACTCATAATGGCACCACATATTCAGCGTCTTATCGGTACGATTGGTCTTTCAATCATGAGTAAAATAAGCGGACTTATCCTTTCCGCACTATCAGCGCAGATCATGTTTACAGGGATTAAAAATTTTCTATTCTAA
- a CDS encoding alpha/beta fold hydrolase, which produces MLFESRNAAALATKHGILSAFKAQVVCISILPFGALVQILQRNRPALPDTQAQSVIMVHGLFHNTSAWIFYKYWFRKQGITNCASFYYSSRKTFESVTAEFDMYMNAALAQNPQTKPVLIGHSLGGLLLRNWLAQSENAKKVAGAITLGAPMQGSKLAIFSATNLGKQLDFNGSLIKQIEACEQQKSSLPIPCYALFSPVDNMVLPQKSVATPPPHWVTIKTKPVSHLAMLSDKDIAIEVANLLNTLFKK; this is translated from the coding sequence ATGCTATTTGAGTCACGAAACGCCGCTGCGCTAGCTACAAAACATGGCATACTTTCAGCTTTTAAAGCTCAGGTAGTCTGTATTTCTATCCTTCCTTTTGGAGCCTTGGTTCAGATTTTACAAAGAAATCGTCCTGCCCTTCCTGACACTCAGGCTCAGTCCGTTATCATGGTTCATGGCTTGTTTCATAACACATCTGCTTGGATATTTTATAAATACTGGTTTAGAAAACAAGGCATAACAAATTGCGCAAGCTTCTATTATTCCAGCCGCAAAACATTCGAAAGCGTAACTGCCGAATTTGATATGTATATGAACGCAGCATTAGCGCAAAATCCACAAACAAAACCTGTTCTCATCGGACACAGCCTTGGCGGTCTATTACTACGCAACTGGCTTGCACAATCCGAAAACGCTAAAAAGGTTGCAGGTGCAATTACACTGGGTGCACCAATGCAAGGGAGCAAACTGGCAATTTTTTCCGCTACCAATCTTGGAAAGCAGCTAGACTTCAACGGTAGCCTCATTAAACAAATCGAAGCGTGCGAACAGCAAAAAAGCTCTTTACCAATTCCCTGCTATGCACTTTTTTCCCCTGTCGACAATATGGTTTTACCACAAAAAAGCGTAGCAACACCGCCACCCCATTGGGTTACTATCAAAACCAAACCAGTTAGCCATCTAGCAATGTTGAGCGATAAAGACATCGCAATAGAAGTTGCAAACCTTTTGAATACACTTTTTAAAAAATAA
- a CDS encoding GGDEF domain-containing protein: MNGQTKKLMWGLGISDKDAEVIRHAAGDQFALTCFPVGITPSVDQLEADKPCLLWISKQGWDAFKALPASATAHIDVASRILIMGGNYDLAELESLLECGFAEIIKPPITEDRAREVLLSAVETQNLYQDIVHMTREICMERELLERKNDVLSFLVSFLEKVTQHLDPAEILRAAQSELATLLPVSAINAICWPPQSSENVHATIYVASNNKNDTTYTWTEKLKSHAEQLLGNGVVSIDMNYMGSTATNIEPDPEKLLAVNLEYGGSKFGVVMVQCSDHPQLGKDQIQVLQSAISHLTLGLNNAMLYTAAQHNADFDGLTKLYNRRHFDTRLLEENTRHRRYGHSLCLLIADIDNFKKINDTYGHLAGDAVLRDLGRILEQSLRTSDYIARFGGEEFAVLLPCTSISHATTLAERIRAQIQEHAFATDKGILNTTASIGVACIDLSKDESPVEIIRRADAALYRAKREGKNQVTVLYPTSSLLLAEGYAT, from the coding sequence GTGAACGGTCAAACTAAGAAGCTCATGTGGGGACTGGGCATCAGTGATAAGGATGCTGAAGTTATACGGCATGCTGCCGGTGATCAATTTGCACTTACCTGCTTTCCCGTTGGTATTACTCCTTCAGTCGATCAACTCGAAGCAGACAAGCCGTGCCTCCTTTGGATATCCAAGCAGGGATGGGATGCTTTTAAAGCCCTGCCTGCCTCAGCAACCGCGCATATCGATGTTGCCTCACGCATCCTTATTATGGGCGGGAATTATGATCTGGCAGAACTTGAATCACTGCTGGAATGCGGCTTTGCAGAAATAATCAAGCCACCAATCACAGAAGACCGTGCCCGTGAGGTATTACTTTCCGCAGTAGAGACACAAAACCTGTATCAGGATATTGTGCACATGACGCGTGAAATATGCATGGAGCGCGAACTGCTTGAAAGAAAGAATGACGTGTTAAGTTTTCTTGTGTCGTTTCTTGAAAAAGTTACGCAACATCTTGACCCTGCTGAGATTTTGCGTGCTGCACAATCTGAACTGGCAACCTTGCTGCCTGTTTCAGCCATCAATGCCATTTGCTGGCCGCCGCAGAGTTCAGAAAATGTGCACGCCACTATTTATGTTGCGAGTAACAATAAAAACGATACGACCTACACATGGACTGAAAAGCTAAAAAGCCACGCAGAGCAACTGCTCGGCAACGGTGTTGTCAGTATCGACATGAACTACATGGGAAGCACTGCAACCAATATTGAACCGGATCCAGAAAAACTGCTCGCAGTCAATTTGGAATATGGCGGCTCTAAATTCGGAGTAGTCATGGTGCAATGCAGCGATCATCCGCAGCTGGGGAAAGACCAGATACAAGTTTTGCAATCTGCCATCTCGCACCTTACGCTAGGGTTGAATAACGCCATGCTGTACACAGCAGCCCAGCATAACGCGGACTTCGACGGTTTAACAAAGCTCTACAACAGACGTCATTTTGATACACGTCTTCTCGAAGAAAACACCCGACACAGACGCTACGGGCATTCTCTGTGTTTATTGATTGCTGATATTGATAATTTCAAAAAGATTAATGATACCTACGGACATTTAGCAGGCGATGCTGTGCTAAGAGACCTTGGTCGTATCCTTGAACAATCATTGCGTACATCAGATTATATTGCACGCTTTGGTGGTGAAGAGTTTGCCGTCTTACTTCCGTGTACATCCATCAGCCACGCCACCACACTGGCTGAACGCATCCGGGCACAGATTCAAGAGCATGCCTTTGCAACTGACAAGGGTATACTTAACACTACAGCGAGCATTGGCGTAGCATGCATTGATCTGAGCAAAGATGAATCCCCTGTCGAAATTATCCGCAGGGCAGATGCCGCGCTTTATCGTGCTAAACGTGAGGGTAAAAATCAGGTTACTGTGCTTTATCCAACCAGCAGCTTGTTACTCGCTGAAGGCTACGCAACTTGA
- a CDS encoding queuosine precursor transporter gives MNEVLWISFAIADLCIALMLYRFFGRIGLFAVIVFNLLLCNLQVLKTVELFGLTTTLGNILYAGVFLATDMLSEFYGKREAQKGVMLGFITLVLMTVYMQIALHFSPAADDFAQPHLEAIFGFLPRIAVASMLAYLASQMHDVWAFHFWKEKTEGRMLWLRNNASTLVSHIIDSAIFCLIAFYGVFPTAILVEIMITTVLFKAFVSVLDTPFIYAAKRVHAMLPEHAH, from the coding sequence GTGAACGAAGTATTATGGATTAGCTTCGCAATTGCAGATCTTTGCATTGCACTGATGCTCTACAGGTTCTTTGGCAGGATCGGTCTGTTTGCCGTTATTGTCTTCAACCTTCTTTTATGCAACCTTCAAGTCCTTAAAACTGTTGAACTCTTCGGTCTTACAACCACTCTTGGCAATATTTTATATGCCGGTGTGTTTTTAGCAACCGATATGCTCAGCGAATTTTACGGAAAACGTGAAGCACAAAAGGGCGTAATGCTCGGCTTCATCACTCTAGTCCTCATGACGGTGTATATGCAGATAGCTCTGCACTTCTCACCTGCTGCGGACGACTTCGCCCAACCGCATCTCGAAGCCATCTTCGGCTTCCTTCCACGTATCGCGGTGGCATCCATGCTTGCTTATCTTGCATCACAAATGCACGATGTATGGGCATTCCATTTTTGGAAAGAAAAGACGGAAGGAAGAATGCTATGGCTGCGAAACAACGCCTCTACGCTTGTTTCACATATCATAGATTCCGCAATATTCTGTCTTATTGCCTTCTATGGCGTCTTTCCAACAGCAATACTTGTAGAAATAATGATAACTACTGTGCTGTTCAAAGCATTTGTTTCAGTGCTGGACACTCCGTTTATCTATGCAGCTAAACGAGTCCACGCTATGCTTCCGGAGCATGCGCACTAG